The Nomia melanderi isolate GNS246 chromosome 3, iyNomMela1, whole genome shotgun sequence genomic interval TACATTTGGCACGGTATAAATTTGTCATGTAtggtttcaattaaattaagcattttataaataaaatgttttatattatttatcggACTTAAACAATCTTTGTGAAACttcgatgaaaaatttcatgtatagaaagatataattattatctgaGTTTCCTTTGAAACAAAATAGATCCTTTTTGttgcaaaataaatgtttgcaaacaattttaaatgGAGTTACTATGGCGAATAGCCATGATAGGGAAGGATCCTTCTTTACCTACGAGTAAGAAGAATCCTCTATTACCGATGTTTTTGtgcttcaattttattaattgaaccCTCGTTAAcaatagttattaaaatatcacGAAAAGAACAGACGTGGTAATCGTTCGTGGTGAaactgttaataaatattatattatattgtttataaaacacACGAAAAAAATATATCTACGCTACCATTGAAACTACACTAACTACGGTTGGTAACGAGAAATGCGACATAATCGTCGAGTATCCGACAGCTCAGTGGAGTCAGTTTCTCCATCTGGTGGACGTAAACGGAAAACCGAGGTAGATTGACACAATTGGCACAACGCGAGCGTAGCCCTGGGGATTTGGTTCGGAAACAAGCAAATCGGTATTTGGTGCATCGTGCATCAGAAAAGATTTCAAAATGAAAGTGCCCTCGTGATATCGTTCACGAGAACCTTGTGTGTCGCATTTGAAGCGTGGTTTCGTTGCCGAGCACGATAGCATTCGGCATGTGACATCATGCTATAGTTGTAACCATATCGAAAAAAACGAAGCTGAAACGCGTATCAAGATCTTTGTTTATTACACGCCAACTGAAAAATTATCTACACTGTGTAGAAATACGACCAACCTCGTCGAACGCACGACACAAACTTCGCATTCGTCATACAGTGAGTGCCAATGTTGTTTGTAATACGCTTTCCCGCATTTACGGATCGTCcgattttttaaaaacactCTCGCATCCCCAAATGCAAAAATGATTGTGTACATTTCAGGAATGATTGATGGAGGCTCTGTCATTTGTTTAGCTTATCAATGTGACTTTTTTCATAAAACAGTGGTCCTGTTTTTATTGTCTTGTCCTTCGCCTTTGAAAGTTGCAGTGATACCAAAGATTTCATGCCAGAGGTTCAgcagatttcaatttttattgtacaGAAGCTTTTAATTTAGAACATTACAGTTTTAAAGAGAGTTGTTAagttatttcattgttaaaaaCTTATTTAAGTTCTGTGTTGATACAGAGCAGCGTGATATTTAGGTTCGACTTGTTACTCTGTTTCTGTGTGTCTAAgtaatgtttcaatttttgaatataTGCTATTGTTTAATCATATATAATGTAAGTGATTATTATCAGCATATTTCAAAACTTAGTTTTATTAACCTCAGTGTaatgtagcgcaataatccaaaacgTTTTAAATTTGACAGAATGTACTGTGATTATtatcccttaatttatataGCTCGAACTTAGTTTTAAAATGTTCTAAATATAAAGTTTAAATGTATGTGTTTGGCTTTCCATACAGTTGAAATTGTTCTAGATACTTAAGGCATTTATCAACAACTTTTTTCTTTAGTAGCAAGTTTTTTGAGAGTAATTCGTTTAATGTGTGCTCttttcattatattacattgtaCAGAGTACTTATCCGTTGTACTGGTTTCTCCTGACTTTAGAGAATTGTAATATGCGCTCAGTTTTATCACCATGATTGTACTTTATCAGATAAGTTATATAGAACAATTTCTTATGTGTATATAAGTTTCATTCATATACAAAATGATTGGAAAAAGAGTTCAAAACTTTAAAGGCAAATATTGTATCATAACATGTatcgaagaattaatatttccatagcttatattcagttttttttttcagTTAAAGCGAGTGATCCGTTTGTTTCTGATACTTTAGAACTTCCATCTTCACTTTGGTGGAAGTTAGATTACATAGAATACTCGCAATACCCACAATTACTTGATTTAAATTCCTTGGACTGTTCttagaaatttcttaatattcctTCCAGACTTTAGACGATGCAAAGAAATAAGTAATGTATATTTGAATCGTAGGTATTGGAGAAGATTAGGGGACTTAGTGCAGGCACGTTCCAGAGCTGTGGTGGTTGGTGAATGGTGTTGCAGATAGACTCGGTGTGGGGTTGGGCGTCACCCCCACTGCGCCTTCAGCTAGGGGGGTCGAGGGGCGCCTCGGGGAGAGCGACCGCGGGCGCCCCATCCTCGCAGAGGATGGGTGAAATGGTTGTGGAACGCGCGCCTTCTCCAGCCCGTCTCAGCCATACCTCTGAGAAGCACCCTCGTGCTACGCTCACGGAACTCAACGTCCTCCGTCGTCATCGAGAACTTTGCGATGTCGTACTTAATGTTGGCTCTAGAAAGATATTTGCCCACCGTGTTATTCTATCAGCGTGTAGTCCGTACTTCAGGTGAAACAATACTTCAGCTTCGATACAGAATTATTTCATCCAGTTCGTCTTAATACTAACATTGTCCATACATTTTCCACAGAGCAATGTTTACTGGGGAGTTGGCGGAATCTCGACAAACTGAAGTCACGATTCGTGATATAGATGAAATGGCAATGGAATTATTAATAGACTTCTGTTACACTTCTCACATCATCGTCGAAGAAGCGAATGTTCAAACTCTCCTTCCAGCAGCGTGCCTTCTCCAGCTAGCAGAAATTCAAGATATATGTTGCGAGTTTCTCAAACGCCAACTCGACCCCTCTAATTGTCTAGGTATACGAGCGTTTGCGGACACTCATTCTTGTCGGGAACTCCTACGAATCGCGGACAAATTCACACAGCACAATTTTCAAGAAGTATGCATTATTTAGTCTCTTacgaaattttatgtattttacttcATGTCAGTTAACATGTTTGTCTTTGCCCCTTGAACAGGTAATGGAAAGTGAAGAATTTCTGTTATTACCTGTTGGTCAATTAGTAGATATTATTTCCTCGGACGAACTAAACGTACGAACAGAGGAACAAGTATTCAGCGCGGTTATGAATTGGGTTAAATACAATGTTACTGAGAGGAGGCAGCATTTGGCACAAGTTCTTCAGCATGTACGGTTACCTCTCCTTAGTCCAAAATTTTTAGTTGGAACTGTTGGGTCTGATCTTTTAGTACGGTCTGATGATGCGTGTAGAGACCTAGTGGATGAAGCAAAGAATTACTTGCTGCTTCCGCAAGAGAGACCGTTAATGCAAGGTCCTAGAACACGCCCTAGGAAACCAACTAGACGCGGTGAAGTATTGTTCGCCGTTGGGGGATGGTGTTCTGGCGATGCAATCGCGAGCGTGGAAAGATTCGACCCTAACACCGCAGATTGGAAAATGGTCGCGCCGATGAGTAAACGGCGATGCGGTGTTGGTGTAGCAGTACTGAATGACTTGTTGTATGCGGTGGGCGGTCACGATGGACaaagttatttaaatagtaTCGAACGATATGATCCACAAACGAACCAGTGGTCCTGCGATGTGGCACCCACAACATCTTGCAGAACAAGTGTAGGTGTTGCGGTATTGGATGGGTTCCTTTATGCAGTGGGTGGTCAGGATGGTGTCCAGTGTTTAAATCACGTTGAAAGGTATGTTATCTTATTTTGGTCAATTGTTTTTGTTGATTACTAGATGAGTAATCACATAAACAGTGAACAACTAGTGAAAATACACAGCAGGCCTGTCCTCTAGGCAGCTCCTAACGCCGTCATGGGCAAAGATGACTGTTTTGTGTACTACTTTGAAAGTATCTAGCAGTGATCACCTGTTTTAACAGGCCTGATGTGTAGAATGCAACACGAAGGTCtctaattgaaaatcaattttacacaGGTATGATCCTAAGGAGAATAAATGGTCAAAAGTATCGCCAATGACCACCAGAAGGCTTGGAGTTGCTGTAGCTGTGTTAGGCGGTTATTTATATGCCATCGGCGGGTCTGATGGTCAG includes:
- the dbo gene encoding kelch-like protein diablo — protein: MVLQIDSVWGWASPPLRLQLGGSRGASGRATAGAPSSQRMGEMVVERAPSPARLSHTSEKHPRATLTELNVLRRHRELCDVVLNVGSRKIFAHRVILSACSPYFRAMFTGELAESRQTEVTIRDIDEMAMELLIDFCYTSHIIVEEANVQTLLPAACLLQLAEIQDICCEFLKRQLDPSNCLGIRAFADTHSCRELLRIADKFTQHNFQEVMESEEFLLLPVGQLVDIISSDELNVRTEEQVFSAVMNWVKYNVTERRQHLAQVLQHVRLPLLSPKFLVGTVGSDLLVRSDDACRDLVDEAKNYLLLPQERPLMQGPRTRPRKPTRRGEVLFAVGGWCSGDAIASVERFDPNTADWKMVAPMSKRRCGVGVAVLNDLLYAVGGHDGQSYLNSIERYDPQTNQWSCDVAPTTSCRTSVGVAVLDGFLYAVGGQDGVQCLNHVERYDPKENKWSKVSPMTTRRLGVAVAVLGGYLYAIGGSDGQSPLNTVERYDPRQNKWFQISPMSTRRKHLGCAVFNNLIYAVGGRDDCMELSSAERYNPHTNSWSPIVAMTSRRSGVGLAVVNGLLYAVGGFDGTAYLKTIEVYDSEQNQWKLCGCMNYRRLGGGVGVMRAPQTENYIW